The following nucleotide sequence is from Hydrogenophaga sp. PBL-H3.
GGTGAGAACGAAATCCAGCTGGACATCATTCCGGTTGCGAAGACCAACAAGGCAGGCATCCTGCTCACGCCCAAAGCCCTCATCGGCACTGCGCAAGAGCTCGACGACAACCTGCCGGCGTTCCTGGCCACCTACATCACCACTCAGTCCAGCATCAACACGCTGATCGAAGAGTCGGAGCGTGAACTGGCCACGGCCCAGGCTGCTGCGAAAGCAGCGACTGAAGCTGCCAAGAGCACGTCAAACAAGTCGGCCTCCACGCCGGCGCGCAAGGTTGCGCCCTCGGGCAAGCCTGGTGCACCAGCAAAGGTCCGTGACATGAGCGCGGGCATGCTGGATGAAGACGATACGGACGAAGGCACTGGCAGTGACGGAGAAGGCTCCGCAAGCTCCGAGGCCTCTGGCGGCGGCGAGGCGGAAGAACTTGCTGAAGCGGGTGCAACTGGGAGCGCTACGGCGAACACCGGTGGCCTGGACGCTTCGCTGTTCTGAAGGGAAGCATGACCATGAAAACGATCACGCTTACCCGCAAGTTCACCTACAACTCGCTGACCTTGCCCGACCCCAACGTGGGTATGTCAACGGATGCTGTGAAAGAGTTCTACGCTCTGCAGTATCCGGAACTCAACAACGCATTGATTGAAGGCCCTGTCACAGCCAATGGTGTGATGACCTATCAGTTCTTGCGTGCAGCAGGCGCGAAGGGCCGTGCCCCTGTGGCGGTCAAGACGGAAGGCAGCGATGCCCGCGCGGTCTTGAACCTCGCCATGGGTGGTGATGGTGCTTCGAGCACGATGCCCACGGACGAAGAACTGGCCGACCAGGCTCGTTTCAGTCGTGCCCTGGGTGCTGTGGTCCGCTCCAAAGGCGGTCGTGCAGTGAGCTTGCCATCCGCATCCTTCGGGATCTGGGGCTGAGCGAAAAGCAACTTTTAAGTCGCCTCGGGGGATCGTCCCTCGGGGCGATTTCCTTTTGGTGCTTGCCGTGGTTGACCCTGCGCCCGGTGCGGCCCAGACACATGAACTCCACTTCGGACCCCCGCCGCGTTTCGCGCTGCGGGGGTTTCGTCGTTGGGGGCTACATGCCGCGATGGCCTTGCTTCGGTAGCCACGACATGGCACGCGCACGCAACGGCGCACAAGCGGCCTGTTTGCTTTGACGCATTGGATGGCACCGGGCAAAATAGCCGGGACTTCGCCCTTGCGCGACTTCGTGCTGCGTTTAACCGCAGTGCCTCAATCAACCCATCGGGAACCCGCTTCCCGTAGGGATCGTGGGTTCTCACATTCGGAGAATCCATGGAAACAGCAGAAATCAGGCCTGCGCGCTCTCAAGCACGCAGCCTTCCTTCCCTGCCCGAGATCTCATCCGAGGTCCCGGCCTCGCTTCAACGGGCCAACACCCGCTCTCAGATCCTTGCGCGCCTCGTCCTGGCAGCAGAAGCCCACGGGCTGAAGTTGCCTGGCGGCCCGTTTGCGCAAGTGAACGACGTGCTGACCCAGCAATGGGCCCAGTACTGCGATGCAGTCTCTCCTGAACTGGGAAGGCTGTTGCTGGGTGAGCCAGAAATCCTCGTCAGTGATGATTTGCTGGATGTCGTGATCAACGCGCGTCCTGACATCAACACGTTCTTCATGAAGGCCGTGGTTGAGACGCTTGAAAAGGTGGCTGCAGGGTTGGGTTGGTTTGTCGTGTCTGTGCTGCAAAGCGCACGCGGCTCCGGCTTCGCCTTCTATGACCTGACGGTCGTGAGCTACCACCTCGAGTCCCGCTTCTGGGATCTGGATGAGTTCACCGATGAATGCTATGCGAGCCACCTCCTCATGGAGGAGGGCGATCGCGAGTACGGTGACGATTCCAAACCGACAGAAGACGATATGGCCAGGCTGCGTGAGCAGTACCAGTTCTGGCCCTCGCAGATCTTGGAAGCAGCCGGTGGTCATGACGTCTTGCTCGGCGGCGTTGTCGCTGCCAAAGACAGCAAGAAGCCGCGCGTGGCGCCTATGAAGCCCAGCGCGGTTCACAAGTGGATCAAGGCGAACTCAGACCATGCCCAGCTGGAGTGTGTGAAGGCGGCGCTTGCGCTGCAAAAGCACCTGTCGAAGAAAGAGGCCACGGCGCTCATCTTCGATTCCGGCCCGGATGACACCCAAGCCGTCGGCGGCATGTGTTTTCTTGCATGGGAAGACCCTCAAATGGTCTGGGAGTCAGCCAACCACGCAGAGGAGTACGCCTACAACGGCGGCGACGTCATGGAAGCAGTGGCGCGCAAAACACTTCAACTTGACAAAGAACTCACCGACGGCGACCTGTCGCAGCTGGTGGTCGAACTCAAGGCATACATCAACGGATGGCATCTGTTCGAGAGACTGATGTCGCACTTCCCTCAACAGGAATGACAACATGGACTTCAAAGTCAACAGCGTTGGCGCCGACTACAAGTTGGCGCACGCACTTCTGGTGTACCAAAGCTCACAGGACGGACGCGCGTACGTGACAAAGCATCCCGTTGCGTTGTCTGAAGGGCGTCCAGTGGTCCGACCAGGTCGTCCTCTAACGGAGGGCGACTTCAAGGATCTCGTGGAAGGCCTCAAGCCAAAAGATCGCCCAGCGATTCAATGGCAAGACCCCCGCGTCCTCGCAAAGGGCATGGGTCGCATGATCTGGTGGACGGCGCCTACAAAACGGGCAATGTTCTTCAAGGAAAGCACCTTCGCCTCTGGCACCTTCGAAGGCAATGCGGTCTGTCCCAATCCTGGGCTGATCTTCATGTCCACCGATACAGAGTTGTACGTCTTCGCCTTCCGGGGCGACGGCGCACCAACACAAGAAACGCACCTCTGCCAAGCGCCTTTTTTCAATGTGTGGTCGCAGGGAAAAGTCTGTGTCGGCAACGCCCGCGTCCCAAACGACGATCAAAAGGGTGACCCAAGCTCGTGGGAGCGGTTCTTCTTTGGATCACTGTTCACACACCCCAACTTCACCGAGAAGGACCGGCTGACCAAAGGCGTTTCGCCGGTCAAGTTCTGGCAGAGCCAGGTGAAAAAGCCCACCAACGCCTTCCCCGAGAAGGTGCTGGTGGATATCAACATCAAGGTCGCTGATCTGCTCAAGCTCGATTTCTTCGAGCGAAAGCATGTTCGCGCTCAAGGAGAGTTCTGATGAACGATTTCGATAAAGCCATTGCGGAAGCGTTTCCGCTGGTGGCGGCCCCCAAAAAGGAGCCGTTGGATGCACGTGTTGGAAGCGGCATCCGCTACGTCGTCGGCTCCAACGGGCTTGCGCGCGAAGTGATGCTGCCGTTCATGCGTGTGGTGCACATGGTGTCCGGTTTCGGTCCAAAGGTGAACCTGCCCTACGGGGCAGTGGAGCCGGTGGCTGAGATGTGGTTCGAGGGTATCCCCCGCGAGCTCATCCGTGAGTTCAAACAAGCCGCCATCGATGCGCTGCCCAACGAGGTTGCCGGTGCGTTCATCTGGGATGAGTGCAGCAACGACTTCCGTTTTGCCAAACGAGAGACGCTTGTCGCCAATGGCGGCTACGTCTCGTACCGTGAAGTGAAGCTGGAACAAGGTGAGCACCTGGTGGTGGACGTGCACAGTCACGCATCGCATCCAGCGTTCTTTTCGTCTACGGATGACAAGGATGACAACGGGTCCATGAAGTTCAGCCTCGTGCTGGGCAACGTGGATACACCCAGCGTGAGTTCTGCTTTTCGCCTGAACCTTGCCGGGTACACATTCCCGGCGAGCATCGATGCAGATGGAAACGTGGAGGTGAAGCTGTGAACCAAGAAACGATCCACCTGCTCGACGGCAAGTTGATGACCCGTGCCATTCAAGTGCTCCTCGTGGGCGCCGGCGGCACTGGTAGTCGAATGCTGGAGAAGCTGGTTGCGTTGCACCGCGCTCTGCGAGCCAAGGGGCACCCCTTTGGCCTGCAGGTGCTGGTCATCGATCCTGACACGGTGTCACCCGCCAACATCGGCCGCCAAGCCTTCTACCCCGGAGACTGCGGCAGTTACAAGTGCGACGTGCTCGTGAACCGAGCCAACATGGCGCTGGAAGATGTGCAGTGGGATAGCGAGCCAGCCAAGCTGGACACGCGTTCTGCGCTGGACAAATTTGACCTGGTGATCGGAGCGGTGGACAACCGCGCTGCCCGCCTGGCCATCCTGCGTGGTTTGGAGAACACGGTCAGCGGAACGCGGTATTGGCTTGACACTGGGAACAGATCGCACGACGGCCAAGTGGTGATCGGTCAAGTGACCTCGCGCAAGCGGGCGACCGATGACCTGAACCGCCTGCCGCACATCGCAGAGTTCTACCCCGAGCTCATCGACCCATCGGCTGAGGACAAGGACAACACACCCTCGTGTTCCCTTGCCGAAGCCTTGGAGAAGCAGAGCCTGTTCATCAACACCACCGTGTCCGACTTCGCAGCCAACCTGCTGTGGATGCTGTTCACGGAGGGGCGGTTGGACACTCAAGGGGCGTTCATCAACCTCAAACGGATGATGGTCACG
It contains:
- a CDS encoding PRTRC system protein E, which codes for MKFIEQFASLIAAGVAVQLKLSAHGENEIQLDIIPVAKTNKAGILLTPKALIGTAQELDDNLPAFLATYITTQSSINTLIEESERELATAQAAAKAATEAAKSTSNKSASTPARKVAPSGKPGAPAKVRDMSAGMLDEDDTDEGTGSDGEGSASSEASGGGEAEELAEAGATGSATANTGGLDASLF
- a CDS encoding PRTRC system ThiF family protein translates to MNQETIHLLDGKLMTRAIQVLLVGAGGTGSRMLEKLVALHRALRAKGHPFGLQVLVIDPDTVSPANIGRQAFYPGDCGSYKCDVLVNRANMALEDVQWDSEPAKLDTRSALDKFDLVIGAVDNRAARLAILRGLENTVSGTRYWLDTGNRSHDGQVVIGQVTSRKRATDDLNRLPHIAEFYPELIDPSAEDKDNTPSCSLAEALEKQSLFINTTVSDFAANLLWMLFTEGRLDTQGAFINLKRMMVTPLRVDRDVWARFDIVRDGKRHKVVRPSLKAKRLKKQEAAEVA
- a CDS encoding PRTRC system protein F; amino-acid sequence: METAEIRPARSQARSLPSLPEISSEVPASLQRANTRSQILARLVLAAEAHGLKLPGGPFAQVNDVLTQQWAQYCDAVSPELGRLLLGEPEILVSDDLLDVVINARPDINTFFMKAVVETLEKVAAGLGWFVVSVLQSARGSGFAFYDLTVVSYHLESRFWDLDEFTDECYASHLLMEEGDREYGDDSKPTEDDMARLREQYQFWPSQILEAAGGHDVLLGGVVAAKDSKKPRVAPMKPSAVHKWIKANSDHAQLECVKAALALQKHLSKKEATALIFDSGPDDTQAVGGMCFLAWEDPQMVWESANHAEEYAYNGGDVMEAVARKTLQLDKELTDGDLSQLVVELKAYINGWHLFERLMSHFPQQE
- a CDS encoding PRTRC system protein C; protein product: MKTITLTRKFTYNSLTLPDPNVGMSTDAVKEFYALQYPELNNALIEGPVTANGVMTYQFLRAAGAKGRAPVAVKTEGSDARAVLNLAMGGDGASSTMPTDEELADQARFSRALGAVVRSKGGRAVSLPSASFGIWG
- a CDS encoding PRTRC system protein B; amino-acid sequence: MDFKVNSVGADYKLAHALLVYQSSQDGRAYVTKHPVALSEGRPVVRPGRPLTEGDFKDLVEGLKPKDRPAIQWQDPRVLAKGMGRMIWWTAPTKRAMFFKESTFASGTFEGNAVCPNPGLIFMSTDTELYVFAFRGDGAPTQETHLCQAPFFNVWSQGKVCVGNARVPNDDQKGDPSSWERFFFGSLFTHPNFTEKDRLTKGVSPVKFWQSQVKKPTNAFPEKVLVDINIKVADLLKLDFFERKHVRAQGEF
- a CDS encoding PRTRC system protein A, whose translation is MNDFDKAIAEAFPLVAAPKKEPLDARVGSGIRYVVGSNGLAREVMLPFMRVVHMVSGFGPKVNLPYGAVEPVAEMWFEGIPRELIREFKQAAIDALPNEVAGAFIWDECSNDFRFAKRETLVANGGYVSYREVKLEQGEHLVVDVHSHASHPAFFSSTDDKDDNGSMKFSLVLGNVDTPSVSSAFRLNLAGYTFPASIDADGNVEVKL